A stretch of Gossypium hirsutum isolate 1008001.06 chromosome A06, Gossypium_hirsutum_v2.1, whole genome shotgun sequence DNA encodes these proteins:
- the LOC121230555 gene encoding uncharacterized protein, with protein sequence MEMKNENESLSESESGSLSKNENLSESESESGSLSKNESEAENESVSENKNERHDKSVQQILHDFHWQHPSVLVAEQSNEGFKAYCDGCGELLSAPCFTCIHYNNHRHKQCAEAPLEIPNHPLHPQHSDAESSTPILFALETREGNYISYICLTCNFIVHKDCIQLPRIIKFSRHDHCIFHKYFLEDLTRQNCKICFNKVNLDHGSYSCRKPGCNYVVHVNCVLEDDDLYKVIEDEKQWEELYEKSIQSSIISVIEVNEAGEATKIEHFSHQHCLVLTDKIDEEIDRKCDGCMLSISTLFYYCSECPFFLHKTCAELPSIKFHWFRHAEATLIFEDYLLCFLCRQHFSGFVYQLREWFICIRCAKVADTIECEGHQHFLFYDFKCREKCNGCGNDCWHGAFRCGKCRFALDFRCLTLPHSALHKIDEHMLNLTYDDDKEQCYCNICEQERDPNFWYYSCSICNTSAHPKCVLGEFPFLKDGMKWPYVDHPHHHDLKFFRNVESYSKCSDCSKLCPEEVIKCEKPTCNYITHYHCP encoded by the exons ATGGAGATGAAAAACGAGAATGAGAGTTTGAGTGAGAGTGAGAGTGGAAGTCTGAGCAAGAATGAGAATTTGAGTGAGAGTGAGAGTGAGAGTGGAAGTCTGAGCAAGAATGAGAGTGAGGCTGAGAATGAGAGTGTAAGCGAGAATAAGAATGAGAGACACGACAAGTCGGTGCAACAAATTTTACATGATTTTCATTGGCAGCATCCCTCGGTGTTAGTGGCAGAGCAAAGCAATGAAGGTTTCAAAGCTTACTGCGATGGATGTGGAGAACTGCTTTCAGCTCCATGCTTCACTTGTATTCATTACAATAATCACCGTCATAAGCAATGTGCAGAGGCACCCCTTGAAATTCCTAATCACCCTCTCCATCCCCAACACTCAGACGCAG AGTCATCAACACCCATTCTCTTTGCTTTGGAGACAAGGGAGGGaaattatatttcttatatatgtttgaCATGCAACTTCATTGTCCATAAAGACTGCATACAGCTCCCACGCATTATCAAATTTTCACGACATGATCACTGcatttttcacaaatattttCTTGAAGATCTTACAAGGCAAAATTGCAAGATTTGTTTTAATAAAGTAAATCTAGATCATGGGAGTTACTCTTGTAGGAAGCCAGGTTGCAATTACGTTGTCCATGTGAATTGTGTCTTAGAGGATGATGATTTGTACAAGGTAATTGAGGACGAAAAGCAATGGGAGGAGCTTTATGAAAAATCTATACAGTCTTCCATCATTTCTGTTATTGAGGTGAATGAAGCTGGGGAAGCTACAAAGATTGAACATTTCAGTCATCAACATTGCTTGGTCTTAACAGACAAGATAGATGaggaaattgatagaaaatgtgaTGGGTGCATGCTATCTATCTCAACTCTCTTCTATTATTGTTCAGAATGCCCtttttttcttcataaaacttgTGCTGAATTGCCAAGTATCAAGTTTCATTGGTTTCGTCATGCCGAAGCCACCCTCATTTTTGAAGACTACCTGTTGTGTTTCCTTTGTCGTCAACATTTTAGTGGATTTGTTTACCAACTTAGAGAATGGTTCATTTGTATAAGGTGTGCTAAAGTTGCCGATACCATTGAATGTGAAGGACACCAACACTTCCTCTTTTATGATTTCAAATGCAGGGAGAAATGTAATGGTTGTGGCAACGACTGTTGGCATGGTGCATTCAGATGTGGAAAGTGCAGATTTGCTTTGGATTTTAGATGCTTAACATTACCACATTCAGCTCTTCACAAAATTGATGAACACATGCTAAACCTTACTTATGATGATGATAAAGAGCAATGTTACTGTAATATTTGCGAACAAGAAAGAGATCCAAACTTTTGGTATTATTCTTGTTCAATCTGTAATACTTCTGCTCATCCCAAATGTGTTCTTGGAGAATTTCCATTTCTCAAGGATGGGATGAAATGGCCTTATGTTGATCACCCACATCATCATGATCTTAAATTTTTTAGGAACGTTGAGAGCTACTCTAAATGCTCTGATTGTAGTAAGCTTTGCCCAGAAGAAGTTATCAAGTGTGAAAAGCCTACATGCAATTATATTACTCATTACCATTGTCCGTGA
- the LOC107939537 gene encoding protein BTR1, with product MESTESSYVSSPEAARNRSQPPPKSPTSGNVEKPMYIRFLVSNAVAGSVIGKGGSTITEFQSKSGARIQLSRNHETFPGTSDRIIMVSGAIDDILKAMELILAKLFDELNVEDNGDVGPRAKVRLIVPNSSCGSIIGKGGATIKSLIEDSQAGIKISPLDNNFYGLNDRLVTLTGTLDEQMQAIDLILSKLCEDPHYSQAMHAPFSYAATYYSMSYAPNGTGGKFPNHKEDRSNSITIGVPDEHIGLVLGRGGRNIMEISQVSGARIKISDRGDFMSGTTDRKVTITGSQRAIHQAECMIMQKVANATERMMD from the exons ATGGAGTCGACGGAATCATCTTACGTGTCATCACCGGAGGCGGCGAGAAATAGATCTCAGCCGCCGCCTAAATCGCCGACTTCTG GAAATGTGGAGAAGCCTATGTATATAAGGTTTCTTGTCTCCAATGCTGTGGCTGGTTCTGTAATTGGAAAGGGTGGGTCAACAATTACTGAATTTCAGTCAAAATCAGGAGCTCGAATTCAGTTGTCACGCAATCATGAAACATTCCCAGGAACATCAGACAGGATCATTATGGTCTCTGGAGCGATTGATGACATACTCAAAGCTATGGAGCTTATCCTTGCAAAATTATTCGATGAG CTTAATGTTGAAGATAATGGAGATGTTGGACCAAGAGCAAAAGTCAGGCTAATTGTTCCTAATAGCTCTTGTGGCAGTATAATTGGAAAGGGAGGAGCTACCATAAA GTCATTGATTGAAGACTCCCAAGCTGGCATTAAGATATCTCCATTGGATAATAATTTTTATGGCTTGAATGATAGGCTAGTAACACTTACTGGCACACTAGATGAGCAGATGCAAGCAATTGATTTGATTCTTTCCAAGCTTTGCGAAGACCCTCATTACTCACAAGCTATGCATGCTCCATTTTCATATGCAG CGACTTACTATTCGATGAGCTATGCACCAAATGGGACTGGCGGGAAGTTTCCAAATCACAAG GAGGATCGTAGCAACTCCATCACGATTGGTGTTCCAGATGAGCATATTGGGCTGGTTCTTGGGCGTGGTGGAAGGAATATAATGGAAATTAGTCAG GTAAGTGGGGCCAGGATAAAAATATCGGATCGAGGTGATTTCATGTCTGGAACAACAGATAG GAAAGTGACAATCACGGGATCACAGCGAGCAATCCATCAAGCTGAGTGTATGATAATGCAAAAAGTAGCAAATGCCACCGAGAGGATGATGGATTAG